A genomic region of Candidatus Polarisedimenticolaceae bacterium contains the following coding sequences:
- the fabZ gene encoding 3-hydroxyacyl-ACP dehydratase FabZ, whose translation MSAPLDVRGIMNSIPHRYPFLLVDRVLEMEPGRRVVAIKNVTINEPFFQGHFPGAPVMPGVLIIEALAQAGAVLLLHDMPDREKRLVFFTGIDEARFRRTVVPGDQLRLTMEVLKLRSRTCKMRGIAEVDGQLAAEAEILSAMVDRE comes from the coding sequence GTGAGCGCACCGTTGGACGTTCGCGGGATCATGAACTCGATTCCGCACCGGTATCCGTTCCTGCTGGTCGACCGCGTGCTGGAGATGGAGCCCGGCCGGCGCGTCGTGGCGATCAAGAACGTCACGATCAACGAGCCCTTCTTCCAGGGGCACTTCCCGGGAGCGCCGGTGATGCCCGGCGTCCTCATCATCGAGGCGCTCGCGCAGGCCGGAGCGGTGCTCCTGCTGCACGACATGCCCGATCGCGAGAAACGCCTGGTCTTCTTCACCGGCATCGACGAGGCGCGGTTCCGGCGCACGGTCGTTCCCGGGGATCAGCTCCGCTTGACCATGGAGGTATTGAAGCTCCGCTCCCGCACCTGCAAGATGCGGGGGATCGCGGAAGTGGACGGCCAGCTCGCCGCCGAGGCGGAGATCCTCTCGGCGATGGTCGACCGGGAGTAG